The DNA region CGCGGTGGTGACCGGGGCCGGCCAGGGGATCGGCCGCGAAATCGCCCACGTGCTCGGTGCTCACGGTGCCACCGTAGTGCTGGCGGACCTCGATGCCGACGCCGCTCGAGCGGCCGCCGCTGAACTCGGCGGCACCGGCGTGGGGTGTGACGTCACCGACGAAGGCCAGATGGAGCGACTCGTGGCCGACACCGTTTCGGAGCATGGTCGCCTGGACCTCTTCGTCAACAACGCGGGTATCACCCGCGATGCCTCGCTCAAGAAGATGACCGTGGCGGATTTCGACGCCGTCATCACGGTGCACCTGCGCGGCACCTGGCTCGGGGTCCGGGAAGCCACCGCTGTGATGCGGGAGCAGAAGTCGGGCAGCGTGGTCAACATATCGTCGCTGTCCGGAAAATCCGGTAACCCCGGCCAGACGAACTACAGCGCCGCCAAAGCGGGCATCGTCGGACTCACCAAGGCCGCCGCGAAAGAAGTCGCGCACCACAACGTGCGCGTCAACGCCATTCAGCCGGGATTGATCCGGACACCCATGACTGCCGCGATGCCCCCGGCGGTCTTCGCCGAACGAGAGGCGGCCGTGCCCATGAAGCGCGCGGGCGAACCGGCCGAGGTGGCGGGTGCGGTGGTCTTCCTGGCGTCGGACCTGTCGAGCTACATCACCGGCACGGTGCTCGAAGTCGGTGGCGGGAGGTACATGTGAGCGTGTCATATCAGGCGGACTCCGGGATCGGGCAGATCACCCTGAACCGCCCCGAGCGGATGAACGCCATCAGCATTGAACTCGCGACGGGTCTCGAACGGGCCATCCTCGATCTCGGACGTGACCCGGCGGTCAACGTGATCGTCATCCGCGGTGCGGGCGGAAACTTCAGCGCGGGCGGCGATTTCGGCGAGGTCGAACGTCTCCGCGCCGAGGGGGCCCCAGCATTGAAGGGTTTGTTCAGCGCGTTTCGTGCCGCCTGTGACGCGATCAGCGCAGTGGAGATTCCGGTCGTCGCCGCGGTGCAAGGTGTCGCGGCCGCC from Mycolicibacterium sp. MU0053 includes:
- the fabG gene encoding 3-oxoacyl-ACP reductase FabG — translated: MSSPLLAGKIAVVTGAGQGIGREIAHVLGAHGATVVLADLDADAARAAAAELGGTGVGCDVTDEGQMERLVADTVSEHGRLDLFVNNAGITRDASLKKMTVADFDAVITVHLRGTWLGVREATAVMREQKSGSVVNISSLSGKSGNPGQTNYSAAKAGIVGLTKAAAKEVAHHNVRVNAIQPGLIRTPMTAAMPPAVFAEREAAVPMKRAGEPAEVAGAVVFLASDLSSYITGTVLEVGGGRYM